Proteins encoded within one genomic window of Carassius gibelio isolate Cgi1373 ecotype wild population from Czech Republic chromosome A4, carGib1.2-hapl.c, whole genome shotgun sequence:
- the LOC127971024 gene encoding junctional adhesion molecule B-like, which yields MQLYVDQKKVQDQKKVQDQKEVNVQKEVLEGSSVRLRCSAKTLCSFPPPTLTWSSTPRIPLSESSRREELISDLNFTATHRQHRVTFTCTITYQLQDQNKTAQDNMTVHVLYAPKISPSSSCTRTDVTLCFCEADGNPSPELEWHLSGRPVTNSSNTSISEERLSSTGLRSAITLHQSLTHTSTLQCFSRNSHGNASQLFQLPSSVARARHI from the exons ATGCAGCTGTATGTGGATCAGAAGAAGGTGCAGGATCAGAAGAAGGTGCAGGATCAGAAGGAGGTGAACGTTCAGAAGGAGGTGTTGGAGGGGAGCTCTGTAAGACTGCGCTGCTCTGCTAAAACTCTCTGCTCCTTTCCTCCACCAACTCTCACATGGAGCTCCACTCCCAGAATCCCCCTCAGTGAGAGCAGCAGACGAGAGGAGCTCATCTCTGATCTGAACTTCACTGCTACTCACCGTCAGCACAGAGTCACTTTCACCTGCACTATAACCTACCAGCTACAGGACCAGAACAAAACAGCACAGGACAACATGACAGTACATGTTCTGT ATGCACCTAAAATCTCTCCATCCTCCAGCTGTACCAGGACTGATGTAACTCTGTGTTTCTGTGAGGCTGATGGGAATCCCTCTCCTGAACTGGAGTGGCATCTGTCTGGACGTCCTGTCACTAACTCCTCAAACACATCCATCAGTGAAGAGCGATTGAGCAGCACAGGCTTGAGGAGCGCCATCACTCTTCatcagtctctcacacacacatccactctGCAGTGTTTCAGCAGAAACTCTCATGGCAATGCAAGTCAACTCTTTCAGCTTCCTTCATCTGTTGCAC GTGCAAGACACATATGA